One region of Bubalus kerabau isolate K-KA32 ecotype Philippines breed swamp buffalo chromosome 6, PCC_UOA_SB_1v2, whole genome shotgun sequence genomic DNA includes:
- the PRLH gene encoding prolactin-releasing peptide: MKAVGAWLLCLLLLGLALQGAASRAHQHSMEIRTPDINPAWYAGRGIRPVGRFGRRRAAPGDGPRPGSRRVPACFPLEGGAEPSRALLGRLMAQLVQE; encoded by the exons ATGAAGGCGGTGGgggcctggctcctctgcctgctgctgctgggccTGGCCCTGCAGGGGGCTGCCAGCAGAGCCCACCAGCACTCCATGGAGATCCGCA CCCCCGACATCAACCCTGCCTGGTACGCGGGCCGCGGGATCCGGCCTGTGGGCCGCTTCGGCCGGCGGAGAGCTGCCCCGGGGGACGGACCCAGGCCTGGCTCCCGGCGCGTGCCGGCCTGCTTCCCCCTGGAAGGCGGCGCTGAGCCCTCCCGAGCCCTCCTGGGGCGGCTGATGGCCCAGCTGGTCCAGGAGTAA
- the RAB17 gene encoding ras-related protein Rab-17 yields MAQVNGVPRPGAAPGQPCIFKLVLLGSGSVGKSSLALRYVKNDFKSILPTVGCAFFTKVVDLGAACLKFEIWDTAGQEKYHSVCRLYFRGANAALLVYDITRKDSFCKAQQWLKDLEEEFHPGEVVVMLVGNKTDLEEEREVTFEEGKEFAESKGLLFMETSAKQNYQVADVFNAVARELSRREESKEGQRQRRDAPLTLSERPSWRGRCCAH; encoded by the exons ATGGCGCAGGTGAATGGGGTCCCTCGTCCCGGAGCCGCCCCAGGCCAGCCCTGCATCTTCAAGCTGGTTCTCCTGGGCAGTGGCTCTGTGGGCAAGTCCAGCTTGGCTCTCCGGTATGTGAAGAACGACTTCAAGAGTATCCTGCCGACCGTGGGAT GTGCATTCTTCACCAAGGTGGTGGACCTGGGGGCCGCGTGTCTGAAGTTTGAGATCTGGGACACGGCTGGTCAGGAGAAGTACCACAGTGTCTGCCGCCTCTACTTCAGGGGCGCCAACGCTGCGCTTTTGGTGTATGACATCACCAGGAAG GATTCCTTCTGCAAAGCGCAGCAGTGGCTGAAGGACCTGGAGGAGGAGTTCCACCCTGGAGAGGTTGTGGTGATGCTGGTCGGCAACAAGACAGACCTGGAAGAGGAGCGGGAGGTGACCTTTGAG gaagggaAGGAGTTTGCAGAGAGCAAGGGGCTGCTGTTCATGGAAACCTCGGCCAAACAGAACTACCAGGTGGCCGACGTCTTCAATGCTGTCG CCCGGGAGCTTTCGCGGAGAGAAGAGAGCAAGGAGGGCCAGAGGCAGCGGAGAGACGCTCCGCTGACCCTGAGCGAGCGGCCCTCGTGGCGGGGCCGATGCTGCGCCCACTAG